In the genome of Deltaproteobacteria bacterium, the window TTGGCGGCGGGGTCAACTCGCCGACGGCGCTGGGATCGTCGAGCCATTTTTTGCAGACATCGAGGCCATGATCTTCCGCTTCCTGCTTGGTCGCGAAACTCAACTCGGCAAAATCGAATCTCTTGATCTCCGTCACCTGATCGATGGGATCGAAGACCAAGCCCCGGCAATGCCATTCATTATCGCGCCCAGGAATGCCGATGCCGTAAATGGGATGGTTTTTGTATTGATGCAAGTAACCGCCTTTCAAACTTTCGCGACCGGCTTCGCCTTGTAGGCGCTACGCCGCGCCAATTTAAGAATCACCACTATTATTAAAATCATTCCCAACGCCGGAGCAATCGCAGCCATGAGAAACCTCCTGTTCAATGTACAGTATTCACACTAGTCGAAGATTGTAGGCAGGCTTCATAGCTATATCTGTTCAATATTAGACAAGTTAGCGAGATCGTTAGAAGCCGATCTCAAATTGACGCCAGCGCTTTTGACCTGGACGCACCATTTATGCAATTCTACCCCAGCATGAAAACGATATGGCAGAGATCGCTTCGGTCGCTAACTTTGAGCCTAGCTCTCCTGTCGCTCACTGTCTGCTGGGCGGCGGCTCAAGATTTCTACAAAGACAAAACCATGCGCTTCATCGTCGGCCAAGCCGCCGGCGGCGGCTACGATACTTATGGGCGCACCCTGGCGCGTTACATAGGCAAATATATTCCCGGTAACCCAACAACGTTGGTCGACAATATGACTGGAGCCGGCAGCCTGGTGCTGGCGAATTATCTCTACAACAACGCCAAGCCCGACGGCCTGACGGTCGGCATTTGGAACAGCGCGCTGGTTTTCAACCAGGTCATGGGCGACCGCAACGTCAAGTTTGACGCGCGCAAGTTCGGCTGGTTGGGCGCGCCGAGCAAGAGCGTGCCGGTCTGTTTGATCATGGGTTTCGCTGGACCCAAGACGATGGATGAAATCGTCAAGTCAGGAAAAACCTTGCGCATGGGCGGCACCGGTCCGGGCTCGCACAGCATCGACATGCCGCTGTTGTTGAACAAGATGGTCGGCAGCAAATTTGCCGTGGTGTCGGGCTACCAAGGCACGGCACAAATCAAGATCGCCTTGCAGCGCCGCGAGGTCGACGGCCACTGCACCAACTGGGACTCAGTCTTGGCAACGCAAAAGGATCTGCTCGACGGCAAAGGCGATGAGCGTTTGATCCCGTTTATCCTTCACGCCCGGGTGCCCGAAACCGAAGCCAAAGGCGTAACGCTCATTGCCGAAGCGATCAAAGACGAAAACCATTTGCGCGCCTATCGCGCGTACATGGCGCAGATGGAATACTCGCGGCCGTTGACAATCGCGCCCAACACCCCAAAGGAGCGCTTGGCGATCCTCCGCCAAGCCTTCAAGGCGACCCTGGCCGATGGAGATTTTCTTACGCAAGCCAATAAGCTAAAACTCGACATCAATTATGTCTCCGGCGAAGAAAGCGAAAAGTGGGTCGCCGAAGTGCTGTCGCTGCCGCCCAAGATGAAAGAAGAGCTGAAATATTTATCGCCGGTGCAATGATGAACGTCCCGAGCTTAGGAGAAAGAAACCTCTCACCACGAAGCACACGAAGTTCTAGCGGCAAGGCGAGCCTTGCCCTCCTTACGAACCCTTCGCGTCCTTCGTGGGGAACAAATCCGTTTCAAGCAACGCACGATTCACACAAGAACCTGAATCAGCATCCGAACTAAGGAGAAATCAGAATGGCAAAGAACGGCTTCAAAGCGATGGACTCCGACATGCACGTGTTCGAACCGGCGGATTTATGGCAACGCTACATCGACAAGAAATATATCGACCGCGCGCCCAAAGGATTGAACCGCGCCTTCCGCGACCTCGGCGTCGAAGTCGAAGGCAAAGTGATGCCGATCCCGCGCCAACCGGAAAACCCCGCGCTGGCGAAATACCGCCAGGATTTTTTCCAGGAGAAATACGGCGAGGCCGGCAAACGCAACTTCGACGGCGTATCGCAGCTCCAAGCGATGGATAACGAAGGCCTCGATGTCGCGTTTCTATTTCCGACTCGCGCGCTCACCGTGCTCGGCATCGACGGCCTCGATCCCGACTTCGCCACCGCCATCGCGCGCGCTTACAACGACTGGCTGCACGACTTCGCCCAGGCCGATCCCAAGCGCATGTTCGGCATCACCATGGTCGCGCCCCACGACATCAGCGGATCGATTGAAGAGATCCGCCGCACCGTAAAAGACTACGGCTTCCGCGGCATCTTTCTCCGGCCCAACCACGTCAACAATAAAAAATGGAGCGATCCCTACTACGATCCGTTGTGGGCCGAGTGCGAGAAGTTGAATCTACCGGTGGGCTTCCACGAAGCCGGCCGGGTTTATCTACCGCAGCCGGCGTTCTTTCACATCTGCTCGACCTTCTCGATGTTCAACACCTTCGGCTTTCCCTTCGCCAACATGCTCGCCTGCGGCGATATGATCTTTGGCGGCGTGATGGAACGTTTTCCAAAAATAAAAGTCGCCTTTCTGGAAGGCAACTGCTCCTGGGTGCCGTGGCTGCTCTGGCGCATGGGCGAATACGCCGAAACCACCGGCGTGGCGGAATATCCCGAGCTAACGATGACGCCGCTGGAATACTTCCAACGCAACTGCTACGGCGCCGTCGAATGCGACGAAATCACCGCCAAACACATTCCCGAGTACGGCCTCGAAGACAACATGGTCTTCTCCACCGACTACCCCCACCTGGACGTCAAATATCCCCACGCCATCGACACGTTCTTAAAGCAACCCTTCACCGAACAAATGAAACGCAAATGGTTGTGGGACAACTGCGCCAAGATGTATAATTTCGGATAGGATGTGAATGGCCGCAAAGAACGCAAAGTACACAAAATAATATTCGCTAAGGCCTCGGCGTGAGTCACTTTAAGGAGCGTTGACGATTCAGATACTGCGACCAGACAAACTTACGAATTTCAAACCTGGACGAACCGAAGTTCAACAATAATCCATGTTCGAGTTTGGCCGAACGAAGATAACCAAGGATTTGAGCTTCATGTTCCAGAGCGAGCGCTCTGCCAGCCTTGATCTCGACAATCAGCACGCTTTCCACCAGCAGGTCAGCGTAATATTCGCCGAGTAGAGTTCCATCCTCATCGTAGACGTTTAAGGGATGTTGCGGTTCGACGACAATGTTGGCCTTGCGCAAACGATGCACCAGCGCAGCTTCGTAAACTCTTTCCAGATGTCCCGGCCCCAGATACACATGAATATCATAGGCAATTTGCCGCACTCGATCGCACAAGTGCTTGACCTCATCCTCCGTCATTTTTGTGACCTTTGCGTTCTTTGCGGCCAACCTTCCGAATCCTAAATCTCCGCGATCACCGGGGCGTGATCGGAAGGCCTCTCCTTGGCGCGGAAGTCGCGGTCGACGGTGCAGCTCTTACAGCCTTTGGCGAGTTCCGGCGATAGCAGGATGTGGTCGATGCGCCCGCCGAGGTTTCGTTTGAAACCGTTCATGCGGTAATCCCACCAACTGTAAGACTTCTCCGGCTGTTCAAACATGCGAAAGCTATCAGTCAAGCCCAGGGCGATCATGTCCTTGAACGCGGCTTTCTCCGGTTCGCTGAATAGCACTTTGCCGGTCCAAAACTTGGGATCGTAGACGTCGCGATCTTCCGGCGCGATGTTGTAGTCGCCCAGCAATGCTAATTTTGGATACTTGGCCATTTCCTGTTTCAACCAGACGATCAGGCGCATGAGCCAATCGAGCTTGTACTTGTACTTGTCCGATTCGACGCTCTCACCGTTGGGAATGTAAACACAAATCACCCGCACGCCGTTGACCGTCGCGGCGATCACCCGGCGCTGGGGATCGTCGAAGTCGGGAATCCCCATGCTTGTGTCCATCGCGGCCATGGGCGACAGAATCGCCACGCC includes:
- a CDS encoding amidohydrolase; protein product: MAKNGFKAMDSDMHVFEPADLWQRYIDKKYIDRAPKGLNRAFRDLGVEVEGKVMPIPRQPENPALAKYRQDFFQEKYGEAGKRNFDGVSQLQAMDNEGLDVAFLFPTRALTVLGIDGLDPDFATAIARAYNDWLHDFAQADPKRMFGITMVAPHDISGSIEEIRRTVKDYGFRGIFLRPNHVNNKKWSDPYYDPLWAECEKLNLPVGFHEAGRVYLPQPAFFHICSTFSMFNTFGFPFANMLACGDMIFGGVMERFPKIKVAFLEGNCSWVPWLLWRMGEYAETTGVAEYPELTMTPLEYFQRNCYGAVECDEITAKHIPEYGLEDNMVFSTDYPHLDVKYPHAIDTFLKQPFTEQMKRKWLWDNCAKMYNFG
- a CDS encoding GxxExxY protein, translating into MTEDEVKHLCDRVRQIAYDIHVYLGPGHLERVYEAALVHRLRKANIVVEPQHPLNVYDEDGTLLGEYYADLLVESVLIVEIKAGRALALEHEAQILGYLRSAKLEHGLLLNFGSSRFEIRKFVWSQYLNRQRSLK
- the xth gene encoding exodeoxyribonuclease III is translated as MKLATWNVNSLNVRLPHVLEFLAAHKPDALCLQELKLDDPKFPIAEINAAGYQAVFSGQKTYNGVAILSPMAAMDTSMGIPDFDDPQRRVIAATVNGVRVICVYIPNGESVESDKYKYKLDWLMRLIVWLKQEMAKYPKLALLGDYNIAPEDRDVYDPKFWTGKVLFSEPEKAAFKDMIALGLTDSFRMFEQPEKSYSWWDYRMNGFKRNLGGRIDHILLSPELAKGCKSCTVDRDFRAKERPSDHAPVIAEI